In the genome of Staphylococcus durrellii, one region contains:
- the addA gene encoding helicase-exonuclease AddAB subunit AddA: MTEIPKKPSYAQWTDNQWKSIYAKNQDILVAAAAGSGKTAVLVERIIQRILRDEVDVDRLLVVTFTNASAREMKHRVENRINEASLIDPTNEHLKNQRVKIHQAQISTLHSFCLKLIQQHYDVLDVDPNFRTSSEAENILLLEQTIDEVLEQHYDKLDSDFVDLTEQLSSDRNDEQLRNIIKQMYNFSVANPYPFAWLNSLAEPYNHESQQDNLLQLLSDLATIFLTSAEEALNKSYDLFMMLEEVDKQVDIVERERQFLTQAMEDGILNTELIANHQFEPRFPAKNKKIKEANELNIDIYDSAKSHYDNYKLLVTKVQDDYFSREAESLKNDMQQLKPRVSYLAQITADVIAQFNSKKRSRNLIDFADYEHFALKILTNDDGTPSEIAQQLSTQIDEILVDEYQDTNRVQEQILSCIKRGQDSDGNLFMVGDVKQSIYKFRQADPSLFIEKYNRFNVDGQNSGLRIDLSQNFRSRKEVLSTTNYLFKHMMDSQVGEIEYDEAAQLYYGADFDDTNIPLHLDVLIEDSESDLTGVEQEAEYIVQHVQQIMNEREVYDIKLGKYRQPTYKDIVILERSYSQARRIQQAFKDHDIPFHVNSKEGYFEQTEVRLILSFLRTVDNPLQDIYLVGLMRSVVYQFTEDELSNIRVFSPSDDYFYQSINNYMNNEVANKKLVKKLQYFMDDLAMYQKYSQHHPVYKLIDKFYNDHFVIQYFSGLIGGKGRRANLYGLFNKAIEFENSSFRGLYQFIRFIDELIERGKDFGEENVIGPNDDVVRMMTVHSSKGLEFPFVIYSGLSRKFRRDDLNKSVILNQQYGLGMNYFDVAHNVSYPSLASVTLKAIAEKELISEEMRLIYVALTRAKEQLFLVGRIKDNKELEQWEQVPISNDYLPVSYRLTAQRPIDLIYPILTKHQSTSIPSDLQFEKDIDALDSNVRPVVIIHTDNYEDIASEYVSDVVSQRTVQDIKNEATNDSELQAQIHKQLSYEYPYQNDVHKASKQSVSELKRQLETEEAGTDYNRVRQYRVGSTTYERPSFLNHYTKRKANEIGTLMHTVMQHLPFKVERLSTEEVNVYIDDLINKNIIASDAKADINISEIEQFIKSDLYLDIAKSDAVYRELPFIVNQGKVDHVSEIEEDISIIQGMIDLIFVKDGLYYFVDYKTDVFNRRRGMTDDEIGKQLRDRYKIQMTYYKNTLETILNTEVKGYLYFFKYGQLSIEE; the protein is encoded by the coding sequence ATGACTGAAATTCCTAAAAAACCCAGTTATGCACAATGGACTGATAATCAATGGAAAAGTATTTACGCTAAAAATCAAGACATTTTAGTAGCTGCAGCTGCTGGTTCAGGGAAAACTGCGGTACTGGTAGAAAGAATCATTCAACGAATATTGCGCGATGAAGTAGATGTCGACCGATTGCTCGTCGTTACCTTCACTAACGCTAGTGCACGAGAAATGAAACACCGAGTCGAGAATCGTATTAATGAAGCATCGCTTATAGATCCCACGAATGAACATCTAAAAAACCAACGTGTTAAAATACATCAAGCACAAATTTCTACATTACATAGTTTTTGTTTGAAATTAATTCAACAACATTATGACGTTTTAGATGTAGACCCTAACTTTAGAACGAGTAGTGAAGCAGAAAATATTTTATTGTTAGAACAAACAATAGATGAAGTGTTAGAACAACATTACGATAAGCTAGACTCAGACTTCGTAGATTTAACAGAGCAATTATCATCAGACAGAAATGATGAACAGCTTAGAAATATTATTAAGCAAATGTACAATTTTAGTGTCGCTAACCCTTACCCTTTTGCATGGTTGAACTCACTTGCCGAACCCTATAATCATGAATCACAACAAGATAATTTATTACAATTGCTTAGTGACTTGGCTACAATATTTTTAACTTCTGCTGAAGAAGCATTAAATAAAAGTTACGATTTATTTATGATGTTAGAAGAGGTTGATAAACAAGTTGATATTGTAGAAAGAGAACGTCAATTTTTAACTCAAGCAATGGAAGATGGCATATTAAACACTGAATTAATTGCGAATCATCAATTTGAACCACGTTTTCCTGCTAAAAATAAAAAAATAAAAGAAGCTAATGAATTAAACATAGATATATATGATAGTGCGAAAAGCCATTATGATAATTACAAATTGCTAGTCACAAAGGTACAAGATGATTACTTTTCAAGAGAAGCGGAAAGCTTAAAAAATGATATGCAACAACTTAAACCTAGAGTAAGTTATTTAGCTCAAATCACAGCGGATGTCATTGCACAATTTAATAGTAAAAAGCGTAGTAGAAACCTTATTGATTTTGCTGATTATGAACATTTTGCGTTAAAAATATTAACAAATGATGATGGTACGCCTTCGGAAATAGCGCAACAGTTATCAACGCAAATTGACGAAATACTTGTAGATGAATACCAAGATACGAATAGAGTACAAGAGCAAATTTTATCTTGTATTAAAAGAGGGCAAGACAGTGATGGTAATTTGTTTATGGTAGGAGACGTTAAACAATCGATTTATAAGTTTAGACAAGCAGATCCGAGTTTATTTATCGAAAAGTATAATCGATTTAATGTAGACGGCCAAAATAGTGGTTTACGCATTGATTTATCACAAAATTTTAGATCGCGGAAAGAAGTATTAAGCACAACTAATTATTTATTTAAGCATATGATGGATAGCCAAGTAGGTGAAATAGAGTATGATGAAGCGGCGCAATTATATTACGGTGCTGATTTTGATGATACCAATATACCGTTGCATTTAGATGTATTAATTGAAGACAGTGAATCAGACTTAACAGGTGTCGAACAAGAAGCTGAGTATATAGTGCAACATGTTCAACAGATCATGAATGAACGTGAAGTGTATGATATAAAGTTAGGTAAATATCGACAACCTACATATAAAGATATTGTTATTTTGGAAAGGTCATATAGTCAAGCAAGACGTATACAACAAGCATTTAAAGATCACGACATTCCATTCCACGTCAATAGTAAAGAAGGGTATTTTGAACAAACTGAAGTACGTTTAATATTGTCCTTCTTAAGAACAGTAGATAATCCATTACAAGATATTTATTTAGTTGGATTAATGCGTTCAGTAGTTTACCAATTTACAGAAGATGAATTATCTAATATTAGAGTGTTTAGTCCGAGCGACGACTATTTCTATCAATCGATTAACAACTATATGAATAATGAAGTAGCTAATAAAAAGCTTGTAAAAAAATTACAATACTTTATGGATGATTTAGCCATGTATCAAAAGTATAGTCAACATCACCCAGTTTATAAGTTAATTGATAAGTTTTATAATGATCACTTTGTTATTCAATATTTTAGTGGGTTAATTGGTGGCAAAGGTAGAAGAGCTAATTTATATGGCTTATTTAATAAAGCTATCGAATTTGAAAATTCTAGTTTCAGAGGATTATATCAATTTATAAGATTTATAGACGAATTAATTGAGCGTGGTAAAGATTTTGGTGAAGAAAATGTTATCGGACCTAATGATGACGTTGTTCGAATGATGACCGTCCATAGTAGTAAAGGATTAGAATTTCCATTTGTAATTTACTCCGGTTTGTCAAGAAAGTTCCGAAGGGATGATTTGAATAAATCTGTTATTTTAAATCAACAATATGGTCTAGGTATGAATTATTTTGATGTAGCACACAATGTAAGTTATCCTTCGTTAGCCTCTGTGACCTTAAAAGCCATAGCAGAAAAAGAATTGATTTCAGAAGAGATGAGACTTATCTATGTTGCTTTAACTAGAGCAAAAGAGCAGTTGTTTTTAGTTGGTAGGATTAAAGATAATAAAGAATTAGAACAATGGGAACAAGTACCTATTTCTAATGACTATTTACCTGTTAGTTATAGATTGACAGCACAACGCCCTATAGATCTCATTTATCCGATATTAACAAAACACCAATCGACTTCAATACCATCTGATTTACAGTTTGAAAAGGATATTGACGCTTTAGATAGCAATGTTAGACCAGTCGTGATAATTCATACAGACAACTACGAAGATATCGCGAGTGAATATGTTTCTGACGTTGTATCACAACGTACCGTTCAAGATATTAAAAATGAAGCTACTAACGATAGTGAATTGCAGGCTCAAATACACAAACAATTAAGTTATGAATATCCTTATCAAAATGATGTGCACAAAGCATCTAAACAATCAGTCTCAGAATTGAAACGTCAATTAGAGACTGAAGAAGCGGGCACAGATTATAACCGAGTAAGACAATATCGCGTAGGTTCGACTACTTATGAACGACCAAGCTTTTTAAATCACTACACAAAACGTAAAGCAAATGAAATAGGAACGTTGATGCATACTGTTATGCAACATTTGCCGTTCAAAGTAGAACGATTGAGTACAGAAGAAGTAAACGTATATATCGACGACTTAATCAATAAAAATATCATTGCTTCTGATGCTAAAGCGGATATCAATATTTCGGAAATAGAACAATTTATAAAAAGTGATCTTTATTTAGATATTGCAAAAAGTGATGCTGTTTATAGGGAATTACCTTTTATAGTTAATCAAGGAAAAGTAGACCATGTATCTGAAATTGAAGAAGACATTTCAATAATTCAAGGTATGATAGATTTAATTTTCGTTAAAGATGGTTTGTATTATTTTGTCGATTATAAAACAGATGTCTTTAATAGACGACGTGGTATGACTGATGACGAAATAGGTAAACAATTAAGAGATCGATATAAAATCCAAATGACTTATTATAAAAACACATTAGAAACTATCTTAAATACTGAAGTAAAAGGTTATCTATATTTCTTTAAATATGGCCAATTATCAATTGAAGAATAA
- the addB gene encoding helicase-exonuclease AddAB subunit AddB: MELNAYIGRAGTGKSYKMIENIKADMKKDPLGDPIVLIAPTQNTFQLEQAFVDDPELNGSLRTEVLHFERLSYRIFQEVGGLMEEQLSKAATQMMIYDIIQHHKNDLKLYQSQVKYYGFSEKLYEQIQDFKKYAVSPQQLEDYIAENNLQTRTRHKLQDIALVYKQLEQRVNGQYVSTEDTLQRFVTMMEQSEWLSRAQIYIDGFHNFSTLEYDMIKGLVKQCRQVTILLTTDGDKDPFSLYRKPSESLSHIEGIAEDLNIPLNIQSFTEQQRFNNIDLQHLELNFNALQFEPQKSQHHINIYESSNMREEINEVARQILRENRTFGRRFQDIAILYRDESYAYLMESIFPQYDIPYHIDLKKPMTHHPVMEMFRSLIEVLQTNWNFEPLMRLFKTDVLTQSVENSDYLINILENFVLERGIYGKRWLDDKYFEIERFNKMGIKRQPLTDEERQTFERVVKLKDNVVNKIMAFEERMSNAQTAVEFASAFYEAIESFELPSQLMAERDRLDASQSHTEAEELDQVWNGFIQTLDDLVLVFKEQSITKTRFLELLDIGLEQLEFSMIPQMLDQVNVGTMDLAKVDNKAKVYLVGVNDGVIPQPVQSSGLMTDEEKKYFQDQSQLELSPTADILQMDEAFVCYIAMTRATTDITFSYSLMGTNGDEKELSPFISQIKALYTDLEIQNIHHLHQLNPLTLMEHPHQAKIALFEALKAWLDEEIVAETWLDTYLVMQDDKRLNQGLDYLLTALTYDNETVQLSESLSKSLYGEKINASVSRFEGYLSCPFKHFASHGLRLNERTKYKLENFDLGDIFHQVLKYISEQVNGQFNKLTHKVIHELTTKALEEILPEVQFNVLNSTAYYRYLSQRIGAIVETTLTALQYQGSHSKFKPTRFEASFRKSPKNNEELYAQPLITKQGVPINIRGQIDRIDTYNKNDESFVNIIDYKSSKYSGTLDLTKVYYGMQMQMMTYMDIVLQNKTRLGLNKVTKPGGLLYFHVHEPRIKLAWKELQEEKRTSEFLNAFKLNGLLNNDTNVLDALDDRIEPSFTSDIVPVGLKKDGTVKSNSKVADEATIYKFIAHNKQNFIETANNIMDGHTEVAPLKYNQTLPCQYCNYKSVCHVDGMIDQKRYRQVDETINPLEAIQQVEIESEEDVQND; the protein is encoded by the coding sequence ATGGAATTGAATGCATATATTGGTAGAGCAGGAACTGGTAAATCTTATAAAATGATAGAAAATATTAAAGCCGATATGAAAAAAGATCCTTTAGGTGATCCAATAGTCTTAATCGCGCCAACACAAAATACGTTCCAATTAGAACAGGCATTTGTTGATGATCCAGAATTAAATGGTAGTTTAAGGACCGAAGTTTTACACTTTGAGCGATTGAGTTATCGTATCTTCCAAGAAGTTGGGGGATTAATGGAAGAGCAATTATCAAAAGCTGCTACACAAATGATGATTTATGATATTATTCAACATCATAAAAATGACTTGAAACTATATCAATCACAAGTTAAATATTATGGTTTCAGTGAGAAATTGTATGAACAAATTCAAGATTTTAAAAAGTATGCAGTTTCTCCACAACAGTTAGAAGATTATATTGCTGAAAACAACTTACAAACGAGAACACGACATAAATTACAAGATATTGCATTAGTATACAAACAACTTGAACAGCGAGTTAATGGGCAATATGTTTCTACCGAAGATACTTTACAACGTTTTGTTACTATGATGGAGCAATCAGAGTGGCTTAGTCGTGCTCAAATATACATAGATGGGTTTCATAATTTCTCTACCTTAGAATATGACATGATTAAAGGTTTGGTAAAACAATGCCGCCAAGTCACTATACTTTTAACGACAGATGGTGATAAAGATCCATTCAGTTTATATAGAAAACCTTCAGAATCTTTAAGCCATATTGAAGGTATTGCTGAAGATTTGAATATTCCATTAAACATACAAAGTTTCACAGAACAACAGCGATTTAATAATATCGATCTACAACATTTGGAACTAAATTTTAATGCATTACAATTTGAACCCCAAAAATCACAACATCATATTAATATCTATGAATCATCAAACATGCGTGAAGAAATAAACGAGGTTGCTCGTCAAATATTGCGTGAAAATAGGACGTTTGGTCGTAGATTTCAAGATATAGCTATTTTATATAGAGATGAGTCTTATGCTTATTTAATGGAATCTATTTTTCCACAATATGATATCCCTTACCATATAGATTTGAAAAAACCTATGACTCATCATCCCGTCATGGAAATGTTCCGTTCGCTTATCGAAGTGTTACAAACGAATTGGAATTTTGAGCCATTGATGCGCCTGTTTAAAACAGATGTATTAACGCAATCTGTAGAAAACAGTGATTATCTCATCAATATATTAGAAAATTTCGTGCTCGAACGTGGTATTTACGGTAAGCGTTGGTTAGATGACAAATATTTTGAAATTGAACGTTTTAATAAGATGGGGATTAAGCGACAACCACTTACTGATGAAGAACGACAAACTTTTGAACGCGTTGTTAAATTAAAAGATAACGTAGTAAATAAAATTATGGCTTTCGAGGAACGTATGAGTAATGCTCAAACTGCTGTTGAATTTGCTAGTGCATTTTATGAAGCAATTGAATCGTTTGAGTTACCAAGTCAACTTATGGCAGAAAGAGACAGGTTAGATGCATCACAATCACATACTGAAGCAGAAGAATTAGATCAAGTGTGGAATGGTTTTATTCAAACCTTAGACGATTTAGTTTTAGTATTTAAAGAACAATCAATAACAAAAACTAGATTTTTAGAATTATTAGATATTGGATTAGAGCAACTTGAATTTAGCATGATACCTCAAATGCTAGATCAAGTGAATGTAGGTACAATGGATTTAGCTAAAGTTGATAATAAAGCGAAAGTTTACCTTGTCGGCGTTAATGACGGTGTTATACCACAACCAGTACAATCATCTGGATTAATGACTGACGAGGAGAAAAAATATTTCCAAGATCAGTCACAATTAGAACTAAGCCCTACTGCGGATATACTACAAATGGATGAAGCTTTTGTGTGTTATATAGCAATGACTAGGGCGACGACTGATATCACATTTTCTTATAGTTTAATGGGAACTAATGGTGATGAGAAAGAACTGAGCCCTTTTATTAGTCAAATCAAAGCATTATATACGGATTTGGAAATTCAGAATATTCATCATTTGCACCAGTTAAATCCTTTAACTTTAATGGAACATCCACATCAAGCTAAGATTGCGTTATTTGAGGCTTTGAAAGCGTGGTTGGATGAAGAAATCGTTGCCGAAACTTGGTTAGACACTTATTTAGTAATGCAAGATGATAAAAGATTAAACCAAGGGCTAGATTATCTCCTAACGGCATTGACGTATGACAATGAAACAGTTCAATTGAGTGAATCATTGTCGAAATCATTATACGGAGAGAAAATAAATGCTAGTGTTTCTCGTTTTGAAGGCTATTTATCTTGTCCGTTTAAACATTTTGCATCGCATGGGTTGAGGTTAAATGAAAGAACTAAATATAAACTTGAAAATTTTGATTTAGGTGATATTTTCCACCAAGTCTTGAAATATATTTCCGAGCAAGTTAATGGTCAATTTAACAAATTAACACATAAAGTGATACATGAGTTAACAACAAAAGCGTTAGAAGAAATATTACCAGAAGTACAATTTAATGTCTTAAACTCAACTGCTTATTATCGTTATTTATCGCAACGTATTGGCGCAATTGTAGAAACGACGTTAACTGCGCTGCAATATCAAGGGAGCCATTCTAAATTTAAACCTACTAGATTTGAAGCTAGTTTTAGAAAAAGTCCGAAAAATAATGAAGAACTGTATGCGCAACCTTTAATTACAAAACAAGGTGTACCAATTAATATTAGAGGTCAAATTGATCGCATTGATACTTATAATAAAAATGATGAAAGTTTTGTTAATATTATAGATTACAAATCATCAAAATATAGTGGAACATTAGATTTAACAAAAGTATATTATGGTATGCAGATGCAAATGATGACTTATATGGATATCGTGCTACAAAATAAAACCAGATTAGGATTAAATAAAGTTACAAAACCCGGGGGCTTATTATATTTCCATGTACATGAACCACGTATTAAATTAGCATGGAAAGAATTACAAGAAGAAAAACGTACCTCAGAATTTTTAAATGCTTTCAAACTAAATGGCTTATTAAACAATGATACTAATGTGTTGGATGCTTTAGATGATAGAATTGAACCAAGTTTTACTTCAGATATTGTGCCGGTTGGCTTAAAAAAAGACGGTACTGTAAAAAGTAATAGTAAAGTAGCAGATGAAGCGACTATATATAAATTTATTGCACATAATAAACAAAATTTTATCGAAACTGCAAATAATATTATGGACGGCCATACAGAGGTGGCGCCATTAAAATATAATCAAACGTTACCGTGTCAGTATTGTAACTATAAATCTGTATGTCACGTTGATGGTATGATAGACCAAAAACGTTACCGCCAAGTAGATGAAACGATTAATCCTCTTGAAGCGATACAACAAGTGGAGATAGAAAGTGAGGAAGACGTGCAAAATGACTGA
- the lepB gene encoding signal peptidase I, with protein MKKEITEWIISIVVAVALVLFIVNFVAKAYTVKGDSMDPTLKDGERVIVNLFDYRFNDIKKGNVIVFHATKKDDYVKRVIGTPGDNIEYKKDQLYVNGNKVKEPYLDYNEKHKQYEYITGNLKLKDLPNANGQNKIPKGKLLVLGDNREVSKDSRSFGLIDKDTVVGKVSFRFWPFSDFKFGFDPDTNYNK; from the coding sequence GTGAAAAAAGAAATAACTGAATGGATCATATCAATTGTTGTAGCAGTGGCATTGGTATTGTTCATTGTCAATTTTGTCGCAAAAGCTTATACCGTTAAAGGGGACTCGATGGATCCTACTTTGAAAGATGGTGAGCGTGTTATCGTAAATTTATTTGATTATAGATTTAACGATATTAAAAAAGGTAACGTTATCGTCTTCCATGCAACTAAAAAAGATGACTACGTTAAACGTGTAATTGGGACACCGGGAGATAATATCGAATATAAAAAAGACCAATTATATGTTAATGGTAATAAAGTAAAAGAGCCATACCTAGATTATAATGAAAAGCATAAACAGTACGAATACATTACAGGTAACCTCAAACTTAAAGATTTGCCAAACGCTAATGGTCAAAATAAAATACCTAAAGGTAAATTACTAGTGCTAGGTGATAATCGTGAAGTAAGTAAAGATAGTCGTTCATTTGGTCTAATTGACAAAGATACAGTTGTAGGTAAAGTGTCATTTAGATTCTGGCCATTCAGTGATTTTAAATTTGGCTTTGATCCCGATACGAATTACAATAAATAA
- the lepB gene encoding signal peptidase I, with protein sequence MRKMINHLISIIFAIIIVLLLQAFVITGTVMHNSSMSPMLKNGDRLIVNKITTTFNLLKNNDIIMYHHNGRTYVARVIGKPGQSITFKNGKLLRDDRQVEEPYVQGNSIHNLTLRQIKGSESDIVPTNNYFVLNDYRQNQQDSRNFGYINKKDIIGEVSLRYYPFKKFTLDFK encoded by the coding sequence ATGAGAAAAATGATAAATCATTTGATTTCTATTATTTTTGCGATTATTATAGTTTTATTGCTGCAAGCATTTGTAATTACTGGTACAGTTATGCACAATAGTAGTATGTCTCCAATGTTGAAGAATGGGGACCGTTTAATCGTTAATAAAATAACTACGACTTTTAACCTATTGAAAAACAATGACATAATTATGTATCATCATAATGGACGTACATATGTTGCTCGTGTAATTGGTAAGCCCGGACAATCTATCACTTTTAAAAACGGAAAGTTGTTAAGAGATGATAGGCAAGTAGAAGAACCCTATGTTCAAGGTAATAGCATCCATAATTTGACATTGCGTCAAATTAAAGGTTCTGAAAGTGATATCGTACCTACTAATAATTATTTTGTATTGAATGATTATCGCCAAAATCAGCAAGATTCAAGGAATTTTGGTTATATTAATAAAAAAGATATAATTGGTGAGGTGTCTTTACGATATTACCCATTTAAGAAGTTCACTTTAGATTTTAAATAA
- a CDS encoding TVP38/TMEM64 family protein, whose product MSTVQVKEWFDAFGSVGYLVGFLLPFIEAFVPILPLIVFVIVNVNVYGFVVGMILAWLGTVLGSFIMFLIFRKLSNSKYMKRLKKRKSAERLIKYIDDHSFIPIFILFCFPFTPSALVNLIASVSNIKSVHYLWVLTLSKLVMISLVGWLGKDISTLFTNPLRITIVAIIVIVVWFGGRKLEKHFMHSTEE is encoded by the coding sequence ATGTCGACAGTACAAGTTAAAGAGTGGTTTGATGCATTTGGGAGCGTAGGGTATCTCGTTGGATTTTTGCTGCCATTTATAGAAGCTTTTGTACCTATCTTACCGTTAATCGTATTTGTAATCGTAAATGTTAATGTTTATGGATTTGTGGTAGGCATGATATTAGCATGGTTAGGAACTGTGCTCGGTAGTTTTATTATGTTCTTAATCTTTAGGAAATTGTCTAATTCAAAATATATGAAGCGACTTAAGAAACGTAAATCAGCAGAAAGATTGATTAAATATATTGATGATCATAGCTTTATACCTATATTTATACTGTTTTGTTTCCCTTTTACGCCTAGTGCTTTAGTAAATTTAATTGCTAGCGTATCTAACATTAAATCTGTGCACTATTTATGGGTGCTTACTTTGTCTAAATTAGTCATGATTAGTCTTGTAGGATGGTTAGGCAAAGATATTTCTACTCTGTTTACAAATCCATTACGCATTACTATCGTTGCGATAATTGTAATAGTCGTTTGGTTTGGAGGAAGAAAACTGGAAAAGCACTTTATGCATTCAACTGAGGAGTGA
- a CDS encoding glucose-6-phosphate isomerase yields the protein MTHIQLDYGKTLEFFNEHELEQQKDIVKSIHHTIHEGTGAGNDFLGWIDLPVDYDKEEFSRILEASKRVKEHSDVFVVIGIGGSYLGARAAIEMLTSSFRNIDEYPEIVFVGNHLSSSYTQELIDYLDDKDFSVNVISKSGTTTEPAVAFRLFKQLVEDKYGKEEAKKRIFATTDKEKGALKQLATNEGYETFVVPDDVGGRYSVLTAVGLLPIAVAGIDIETMMQGAAKAREELSSENLEDNIAYQYATIRNILYAKGYTTEMLINYEPSMQYFNEWWKQLFGESEGKDYKGVYPSSANYTTDLHSLGQYVQEGRRFLFETVVKVNNPKHNITIEKDKEDLDGLNYLAGKTIDEVNTKAFEGTLLAHTDGGVPNLVVNIPKLDEETFGYVVYFFELACAMSGYQLGVNPFNQPGVEAYKQNMFALLGKPGFEDKKQELEQRL from the coding sequence ATGACTCATATACAGTTAGATTATGGTAAAACTTTAGAATTTTTTAACGAACATGAATTAGAACAACAAAAAGATATCGTTAAATCAATACATCATACGATTCACGAAGGTACAGGAGCTGGCAATGATTTCTTAGGCTGGATAGATCTTCCTGTTGATTATGATAAAGAAGAATTTTCACGTATTTTAGAGGCTTCTAAACGCGTTAAAGAACATTCAGATGTTTTTGTAGTTATTGGTATCGGTGGCTCTTATTTAGGTGCACGCGCAGCAATTGAAATGCTAACTTCATCATTTAGAAATATTGATGAATATCCTGAAATTGTATTTGTAGGTAATCATTTATCTTCATCTTATACACAAGAATTAATAGACTATTTAGATGATAAAGATTTCTCAGTAAATGTTATTTCAAAATCAGGTACAACTACAGAACCTGCTGTAGCGTTTAGATTATTTAAACAATTAGTAGAAGACAAATATGGTAAAGAAGAAGCGAAAAAACGTATCTTTGCTACAACTGATAAAGAAAAAGGTGCTTTAAAACAATTAGCTACTAATGAAGGCTATGAAACTTTCGTCGTTCCTGATGATGTTGGTGGACGTTACTCTGTATTGACTGCAGTAGGTTTATTACCAATCGCAGTAGCAGGCATCGACATTGAAACAATGATGCAAGGTGCTGCTAAAGCAAGAGAAGAACTTTCTTCTGAAAACTTAGAAGATAATATTGCATATCAATATGCGACAATCCGTAATATTTTATATGCAAAAGGTTATACAACTGAAATGCTTATTAACTATGAACCTTCTATGCAATACTTTAATGAATGGTGGAAACAATTATTTGGTGAATCTGAAGGTAAAGACTATAAAGGTGTATATCCTTCAAGCGCTAACTACACTACTGACTTACACTCATTAGGACAATATGTTCAAGAAGGTAGACGTTTCTTGTTTGAAACGGTAGTTAAAGTTAATAATCCTAAACATAACATTACTATTGAAAAAGACAAAGAAGACTTAGACGGTTTAAATTATTTAGCTGGCAAAACTATCGATGAAGTTAATACTAAAGCCTTCGAAGGCACTTTATTAGCTCATACAGATGGTGGCGTTCCTAATTTAGTTGTTAATATTCCTAAATTAGATGAAGAAACATTTGGTTATGTTGTTTACTTCTTTGAACTTGCATGTGCAATGAGTGGTTACCAATTAGGTGTTAATCCATTTAACCAACCTGGTGTTGAAGCATATAAACAAAATATGTTTGCATTATTAGGTAAACCAGGCTTCGAAGATAAAAAACAAGAATTAGAACAACGTCTATAA